From Aspergillus luchuensis IFO 4308 DNA, chromosome 2, nearly complete sequence:
GCCTATATCTCGATGAGAACCACCCTCTAGCGATTACGCGCCAACTGATCGAGAGCCAGTTCCCTGGCCCGACATACGGAAACTACACCGAGAAGAACCCTGTTGTGTCGACGGCGCAGAACTTCGATGTCCTGGGCTTTCCCTTGGATCACCCCGGTCGGAGTCGCACGGACACTTACTACATCAACGATAAGACGGTCTTGAGGACACACACCAGTGCTCATCAGCAGGCATACTTTCAGCAAATCAATCGCAATGAGAGCACGCGTCCGGAGGAAGTTGGCTACACTGTCGTCGCTGATGTGTATCGGAGAGATGCGATCGATCGCAGTCACTACCCGATCTTCCATCAGATGGAAGGCGCTATGCTTTGGAAACGTCCGGATAATGAGCCCTTGAAGCATGCTAGTCAGACTGCCGCTACGATCATGGAGGATCTCAAGAAGATCCCTGCTCATGACGTCGAGGTCGAAGACCCCAACCCTACGATCCATGCCCAGAGGAACCCCCTCCAGGCGGAATATCATAgcgaggaggaagttgaggcCATCGCGGCGCACCTCAAGCGGTCTCTGGAGCGCATGGTCATAAAAATCTTTACCGAGGCCAGcaaagctgctgctggtagcaGTGAACAACCAGAACCCCTAAAGGTCCGCTGGGTGGAGGCATACTTCCCATTTACCAGCCCGTCCTGGGAGTTGGAGGTATTCTGGCAGGGTGACTGGCTCGAGGTCCTTGGTTGTGGTGTTATCAAACAGGAGCTGCTGAACAACTCGGATGTGCCCAACCGTGTCGGATGGGCCTTTGGTATCGGTTTGGAGCGTATTGCTATGCTTCTGTTCAACATCCCGGATATTCGCCTGTTCTGGTCGCGTGACGAGCGATTCCTTTCCCAGTTCCGCGCGGGTGAGATCACTCGCTTCGAACCGTTTTCCAAGCACCCCGCCTGTTACAAGGATGTCGCCTTCTGGCTGCCCTCTGCGTCTGTCAGCGGTGGCAGTGCGGCGGGCGGAGCTGCGCCCGTGCACGAGAACGACATCATGGAGATCGTCCGCGGCGAGGCAGGAGACCTGGTGGAAGACGTCCAGCTGATTGACGAATTTACCCACCCCAAGACACACCGGAAGAGCATGTGCTACCGTATCAATTACCGGAGTCTGGAGCGCACCTTGACGAATGAAGAAACAAATGACCTACATGAGAAGGTCCGACAGAAGCTTGTGGGTTTGCTGGGAGTCGAGCTCCGCTGATGGCAGCGAATTTTATTACACATGCCCGCGACGTACTAAATGCCAAGTTACAGTTGGCGAGTCGAGTCTATATGTACAACAACTGTGTATTACCATGTTCAGATGAAATCACCTATCCTCCAACTTTAACCGAACGTTGGGCTAGGGAAGATCTAGCCGCGGCTACTTTCATGTACCTTAATCTAGTCTACGGCATGGGACGTATGCAGCGTGACGTAGTGGCGATCCAAGCAGGGCCTATACTTTGTAGTAGAATAGGATTGTCGAGACCAGCTGAGGAGCTGCCAAACAGCTATGGCATAGTATGCTACTTATTCCCCGGTCTTCGGAGGTAATTTAAGCACCGAGTGCATCAGCAGAGTTACCCCAAGCGAGGCTATCACGATGGAGGCGCCCCGCGGGTATCGAAGGACACAGAGAAAGGCTACTTGAAATACGCGCATTACCGAGGATTACCGCTCGGCCTCCTTCTGGCCGCCAGAAACCGAGACGCTGATTGGCCAGTGCGGTCCCAGACCGGTTAGTGCAGCCGAAAAGCAGGGTTTCGGAGACTTGATCTATGTCCGGCGCCGCCGATTTCTTACCAGCGTATTACTCACTTTACTGCGTCAGACAggactttattattatcatcgtTGCCTTCATTCCATCTCTCGTTCAAACTACGAaatctcccctcctccacctcccccctctccactcccccctctctctgtctcccTCCCCGGGATCACTCTTCCCTCCGCTGAAATGTCTACCATGGCCAGCGGCGCGAAGTTGGAGGCGTCGCATCCTCCCAAGGCGGCGAATGCTCCAGCCCCTGCAAAAAAAGTTCATTATCCTTTCTGGTTCGGTGGTTCAGCATCATGCTTTGCGGCTGCCGTTACTCACCCTCTGGATCTCGGTAAGCTCTAATTTAGCCAACACCAGAAAACAAAGTATGTGCTGGATTTGAAGCTAATCTTCGTCTACAGTGAAGGTAATTTATGCCTCCTGGACTTCTTATAGG
This genomic window contains:
- a CDS encoding phenylalanine--tRNA ligase (BUSCO:EOG09262N0U;~COG:J;~EggNog:ENOG410PFED;~InterPro:IPR006195,IPR005121,IPR004530,IPR002319, IPR036690;~PFAM:PF01409,PF03147;~go_component: GO:0005737 - cytoplasm [Evidence IEA];~go_function: GO:0000049 - tRNA binding [Evidence IEA];~go_function: GO:0000166 - nucleotide binding [Evidence IEA];~go_function: GO:0004812 - aminoacyl-tRNA ligase activity [Evidence IEA];~go_function: GO:0004826 - phenylalanine-tRNA ligase activity [Evidence IEA];~go_function: GO:0005524 - ATP binding [Evidence IEA];~go_process: GO:0006432 - phenylalanyl-tRNA aminoacylation [Evidence IEA];~go_process: GO:0043039 - tRNA aminoacylation [Evidence IEA]), which gives rise to MRLFATGRALRASSARWAIAPSRQSVRIPLSQFSEPFAVKRRDWSSTAIRRTNENADGNQKPSLRPSVPQSLTIEGQSYRTDQWTNTPDTILSHIGRRLYLDENHPLAITRQLIESQFPGPTYGNYTEKNPVVSTAQNFDVLGFPLDHPGRSRTDTYYINDKTVLRTHTSAHQQAYFQQINRNESTRPEEVGYTVVADVYRRDAIDRSHYPIFHQMEGAMLWKRPDNEPLKHASQTAATIMEDLKKIPAHDVEVEDPNPTIHAQRNPLQAEYHSEEEVEAIAAHLKRSLERMVIKIFTEASKAAAGSSEQPEPLKVRWVEAYFPFTSPSWELEVFWQGDWLEVLGCGVIKQELLNNSDVPNRVGWAFGIGLERIAMLLFNIPDIRLFWSRDERFLSQFRAGEITRFEPFSKHPACYKDVAFWLPSASVSGGSAAGGAAPVHENDIMEIVRGEAGDLVEDVQLIDEFTHPKTHRKSMCYRINYRSLERTLTNEETNDLHEKVRQKLVGLLGVELR